A genome region from Glutamicibacter arilaitensis Re117 includes the following:
- a CDS encoding siderophore ABC transporter substrate-binding protein: MSSMKLRAAALLSIAALSLTACGSATDTVSEAKAGDSKTVTITDNEGEKKIEVPAKSVVATDNRTFETLDAWGVKLTAGAVTLMPDTISYTKDEKILDLGSHKEPNLESVVTVDPDLIINGQRYTQHAAKFKELAPEATIVSLDPREGEPFNTELERQVTTLGEIFGKQAEAKKLVEDFEAAEKRVTDAYDKDQTVMGLIASGGELGYSAPTTGRTVGPMFDFLGLTPALELEESSTDHEGDDVSVEAIAKSNPDWIIVMDRDAAVAADGAEYQPAKELLENSEALQNVTAAKESQVVVMPADTYTNESIQTYTEFLNDFADALEAAK; encoded by the coding sequence ATGTCCTCCATGAAGCTTCGCGCCGCAGCTCTGCTGAGCATCGCCGCACTCTCCCTGACCGCTTGCGGTTCCGCAACCGACACCGTCTCGGAGGCCAAGGCCGGCGACAGCAAGACTGTCACCATCACCGACAACGAAGGCGAGAAGAAGATCGAGGTTCCCGCGAAGTCTGTCGTAGCCACCGACAACCGCACCTTCGAAACCCTGGATGCATGGGGAGTAAAGCTGACCGCTGGCGCTGTCACCCTGATGCCGGACACCATCTCCTACACCAAGGATGAAAAGATCCTGGACCTGGGCAGCCACAAGGAACCAAACCTGGAATCGGTCGTTACCGTTGACCCGGACCTGATCATCAACGGCCAGCGCTACACCCAGCACGCCGCCAAGTTCAAGGAACTGGCTCCCGAAGCCACCATCGTTTCCCTGGACCCGCGCGAAGGCGAGCCATTCAACACCGAACTCGAACGCCAGGTCACCACCCTGGGCGAAATCTTCGGCAAGCAGGCCGAAGCCAAGAAGCTCGTTGAGGACTTCGAAGCCGCTGAAAAGCGCGTCACTGATGCCTACGACAAGGACCAGACCGTCATGGGCCTGATCGCCTCGGGCGGCGAGCTGGGCTACTCCGCTCCAACCACCGGCCGCACCGTTGGCCCGATGTTCGACTTCCTGGGCCTGACCCCGGCACTTGAGCTTGAAGAGTCCTCCACCGACCACGAAGGCGACGATGTTTCGGTCGAGGCCATCGCCAAGTCGAACCCGGACTGGATCATCGTCATGGACCGCGACGCAGCAGTTGCAGCCGATGGCGCCGAGTACCAGCCAGCCAAGGAACTTCTGGAGAACTCCGAAGCCCTGCAGAACGTCACTGCCGCCAAGGAATCCCAGGTCGTAGTGATGCCAGCTGACACCTACACCAACGAGAGCATCCAGACCTACACCGAATTCCTCAACGATTTCGCTGACGCTCTGGAAGCTGCCAAGTAA
- a CDS encoding ABC transporter permease — translation MTSSARTKSKVLTGKLALGILGVLVLLAFSLFTGVYDIFGKDDGAMMFAVTRIPRTIALVLAGAAMAMSGLVMQLLTQNRFVEPTTTGTTEWAGLGLLAMLVFFPTATLLAKMSVAIVFAFIGTMIFFLFLQRISLKASLTVPIVGIMLGSVVGAFSTFFALSTDKLQSMGIWLAGSFTSVIRGQYEVLWIVAIVAVAIYIVADRFTVAGLGEEIATNVGLNYRQVMLLGTALIAVATGVVTVVIGNLPFLGLIVPNIVSMVRGDDLRSNLPWVCLLGIAITTVCDLIGRTIIMPFEIPVSLILGVLGAIVFIFLLLRQRKIG, via the coding sequence ATGACCTCCTCGGCCAGAACCAAGAGCAAGGTTCTCACGGGCAAACTCGCATTGGGCATCCTCGGGGTGCTGGTGCTGCTGGCGTTCTCCCTGTTCACCGGCGTCTACGACATCTTCGGCAAGGACGACGGCGCCATGATGTTCGCCGTCACCCGCATTCCGCGCACCATTGCGCTGGTGCTGGCCGGAGCGGCCATGGCCATGAGCGGATTGGTGATGCAGCTGCTGACCCAGAACCGCTTCGTGGAGCCGACCACCACCGGCACCACCGAATGGGCGGGCCTGGGCCTGCTGGCCATGCTGGTCTTCTTCCCCACCGCCACCCTGCTGGCCAAGATGAGCGTAGCGATTGTCTTTGCCTTCATCGGCACCATGATCTTCTTCCTGTTCTTGCAGCGCATTTCGCTCAAGGCCTCGCTGACCGTGCCGATCGTGGGCATCATGCTCGGTTCCGTGGTCGGCGCCTTCTCCACCTTCTTCGCGCTGTCCACCGACAAGCTGCAGTCCATGGGCATCTGGCTGGCCGGCTCCTTCACCTCGGTGATCCGCGGGCAGTACGAGGTGCTGTGGATCGTGGCCATCGTGGCCGTAGCCATCTACATCGTCGCCGACCGCTTCACCGTGGCCGGGCTGGGCGAGGAAATCGCCACCAACGTCGGGTTGAACTACCGCCAGGTGATGCTGCTGGGCACCGCGCTGATCGCGGTCGCTACCGGCGTGGTCACCGTGGTCATCGGCAACCTGCCGTTCCTCGGCCTGATCGTGCCGAATATCGTCTCGATGGTCCGCGGCGACGACCTGCGCAGCAACCTGCCGTGGGTCTGCCTGCTGGGCATCGCGATCACCACGGTCTGCGACCTGATCGGCCGCACCATCATCATGCCGTTCGAAATCCCGGTCTCGCTGATCCTGGGCGTGCTTGGCGCAATCGTCTTCATCTTCCTGCTACTGAGGCAGCGTAAAATTGGCTAA
- a CDS encoding iron chelate uptake ABC transporter family permease subunit, protein MTHPALGTHHSGRSAGPLPTKQVRKRYWITLSIMIGLALFFGIGLLAWDNPMPFGSDGFWIIAKLRASNILTMVIVAACQSIATVAFQTVTNNRIITPSIMGFEALYRVVQTGAIFVLGVAGVTFFTGVSQFVLQVLIMVGLSVALYGWLLSGRLGNIQIMLLVGIIIGTGLGSIATFMQRLLTPSEFDVLTARLFGSMSNADMSYMPVAIPLVLIAGGYLVLSSKKMNILALGKETTINLGINHRREVMKSLFFISILMAVTTALVGPLTFLGFLVATLAYQLADTYDHRYIYPMSFLVGFVVLAGAYFIMKNIFYADGVVGIIIEAVGGITFLIFILRKGRL, encoded by the coding sequence ATGACTCATCCCGCTTTGGGCACCCACCACTCAGGCCGTTCGGCAGGACCGCTTCCCACCAAGCAGGTCCGCAAGCGCTACTGGATCACCCTGTCCATCATGATCGGGCTGGCCCTGTTCTTCGGCATCGGCCTGCTGGCTTGGGACAATCCCATGCCGTTCGGCTCCGATGGCTTCTGGATCATCGCCAAGCTGCGCGCCAGCAACATCCTGACCATGGTCATCGTGGCCGCCTGCCAGTCCATCGCCACGGTCGCCTTCCAGACGGTCACCAACAACCGCATCATCACACCCTCGATCATGGGCTTCGAAGCCCTGTACCGCGTGGTGCAGACCGGTGCGATCTTCGTACTGGGCGTCGCCGGAGTGACCTTCTTTACCGGGGTCAGCCAGTTCGTGCTGCAGGTGCTCATCATGGTCGGCTTGTCCGTGGCGCTCTACGGCTGGCTGCTCTCGGGCCGCCTGGGTAACATCCAGATCATGCTGCTGGTGGGCATCATCATCGGCACCGGGCTGGGTTCCATCGCCACGTTCATGCAGCGCCTGCTGACCCCGAGCGAATTCGACGTGCTCACCGCACGCCTGTTCGGCTCCATGTCCAACGCCGACATGAGCTACATGCCGGTGGCCATCCCGCTGGTGCTGATCGCCGGCGGCTACCTGGTGCTGTCTTCCAAGAAGATGAACATCCTCGCCCTGGGCAAGGAAACCACCATCAACCTGGGGATCAACCACCGCCGCGAAGTCATGAAGTCCCTGTTCTTCATCTCCATCCTCATGGCTGTCACCACCGCGCTGGTCGGCCCGCTGACCTTCCTCGGCTTCCTCGTGGCCACCTTGGCCTACCAGCTGGCCGACACCTACGACCACCGCTACATCTACCCGATGTCCTTCCTGGTCGGGTTCGTGGTCCTGGCCGGCGCCTACTTCATCATGAAGAACATCTTCTACGCCGATGGCGTGGTGGGCATCATCATCGAAGCCGTCGGCGGCATTACATTCTTGATCTTCATCCTGCGAAAGGGCCGGCTGTGA
- a CDS encoding iron ABC transporter ATP-binding protein — translation MITLKSVSKKYSDTVSIGPVTLEIPTGGITALVGPNGAGKSTMLTMVGRLLGIDQGSIEVAGYDVSKTSSKDLAKIVSILRQENHFVTRLTVRQLVGFGRYPHSKGRLNQADEEIISRSIDFLDLGELEGRYLDELSGGQRQRAYVAMVLAQDTDTVLLDEPLNNLDMKHSVVMMQHLQRAARELNRTIVIVLHDINFAGHYADYICAMKKGKVVEFGTPEEIMCDEVLTKVFETPVNVIPGPNGPLAVYY, via the coding sequence GTGATTACCCTCAAATCCGTCAGCAAGAAGTACAGCGACACGGTCTCCATCGGCCCGGTTACCTTGGAAATCCCCACCGGCGGCATCACCGCGCTGGTGGGACCCAACGGCGCCGGCAAGTCCACCATGCTCACCATGGTCGGCCGCCTGCTGGGCATCGACCAGGGCTCCATCGAGGTCGCCGGCTACGACGTGTCCAAGACCAGCTCGAAGGACCTGGCCAAGATCGTCTCGATCCTGCGCCAGGAGAACCACTTCGTCACCCGCCTGACCGTGCGCCAGCTGGTGGGCTTCGGCCGCTACCCTCACTCCAAGGGCCGGCTGAACCAGGCCGATGAAGAGATCATCTCGCGTTCCATCGACTTCCTAGACCTGGGCGAGCTGGAAGGCCGCTACCTCGATGAGCTCTCCGGCGGCCAGCGCCAGCGTGCCTACGTGGCCATGGTCCTGGCCCAGGATACCGATACGGTACTGCTCGACGAGCCGCTGAACAATCTGGACATGAAACACTCGGTGGTGATGATGCAGCACCTGCAACGCGCCGCCCGCGAGCTGAACCGCACCATCGTGATCGTGCTGCACGACATCAATTTCGCCGGACACTACGCCGATTACATCTGCGCCATGAAAAAGGGCAAGGTCGTCGAGTTCGGCACCCCTGAAGAAATCATGTGCGACGAGGTGTTGACCAAGGTCTTCGAAACCCCGGTAAATGTCATCCCGGGCCCCAATGGCCCGCTGGCGGTGTACTACTAA
- a CDS encoding MFS transporter, with amino-acid sequence MKNPHARAVKGPMAASESSVNSRARAAVAALFLTNGALFANMAPRLPELKRELELDTAGYGLLVTAWPIGAILAGLAAGALVRRFGSALVAVFGTMATGAALLAAGSAPGVVWVVLAFALGGAMDSITDVGQNAHGLVVQRRYGRSLLNSFHALWSVGAVIGGLMAAGAIQMNLALPVHLGISMVLFAAVALTALKFCLPRSAELAVIEPVAPPAPGTARAAAPAGSRGRMLLMMSALVLISVAGVMVEDAGNSWSTLYLGELGAPAALAASGFIALVGAQFIGRILGDGMVNRFGQRGMAQFGGALIAIGMGLALFFPTVPGTLLGFAAAGFGSATLVPAVMDQADKLLGLSPGTGLSIVSWLMRLGFLFSPPLVGYLAENFGLRMALMVFPIAGLVVLACSPVLRGKSPRSDGTGVQGSRS; translated from the coding sequence ATGAAGAATCCGCATGCGCGTGCAGTGAAAGGCCCCATGGCAGCCAGCGAATCCAGCGTCAACTCCCGCGCCCGCGCTGCAGTCGCGGCCCTGTTCCTCACTAACGGAGCACTATTTGCCAATATGGCGCCGCGCCTTCCCGAGCTGAAGCGGGAACTGGAATTGGACACCGCCGGCTACGGCTTGCTGGTCACCGCGTGGCCAATTGGGGCAATCCTTGCAGGGTTGGCTGCAGGTGCGCTGGTGCGCCGATTTGGTTCCGCCCTGGTTGCCGTCTTCGGCACCATGGCTACCGGTGCGGCATTGCTGGCCGCCGGTAGCGCCCCGGGGGTGGTTTGGGTGGTGCTGGCTTTTGCCCTGGGCGGCGCCATGGATTCGATTACGGATGTCGGGCAGAACGCGCACGGGCTGGTGGTGCAACGACGCTATGGGCGTTCGTTACTGAATTCCTTCCACGCATTGTGGTCTGTCGGAGCGGTAATCGGCGGTTTGATGGCCGCCGGAGCGATCCAGATGAACCTGGCATTGCCAGTGCATTTGGGCATATCGATGGTGCTTTTTGCCGCGGTGGCACTGACTGCCCTGAAATTCTGCCTGCCTCGATCCGCCGAACTGGCGGTCATAGAACCTGTTGCGCCACCTGCACCCGGAACCGCACGGGCCGCGGCCCCAGCAGGATCCCGCGGACGGATGCTGCTGATGATGAGCGCCCTGGTCTTGATCTCCGTGGCCGGCGTGATGGTTGAAGACGCCGGGAATTCGTGGTCCACGCTGTATCTTGGCGAGCTGGGAGCGCCAGCGGCGCTGGCGGCCAGCGGGTTCATCGCTTTGGTCGGGGCCCAGTTCATTGGCCGAATTCTGGGCGATGGCATGGTCAACCGCTTTGGCCAGCGCGGCATGGCCCAGTTCGGGGGAGCGCTGATAGCAATCGGTATGGGTCTGGCGTTGTTCTTCCCCACGGTTCCAGGCACGCTGCTGGGATTTGCCGCGGCTGGATTCGGCTCGGCAACTCTGGTCCCGGCGGTGATGGACCAGGCCGACAAGCTGCTGGGCCTGTCCCCGGGAACTGGGCTGAGCATCGTCTCCTGGCTCATGCGATTGGGCTTCTTGTTCTCGCCGCCACTGGTCGGATACCTTGCCGAGAACTTCGGGTTGCGCATGGCCCTGATGGTGTTCCCCATTGCAGGACTTGTGGTGCTTGCTTGCTCGCCAGTACTACGTGGAAAAAGCCCGCGTAGCGATGGAACAGGGGTGCAAGGAAGCCGTAGCTAG
- a CDS encoding carbonic anhydrase: MMPQPEPRFLNRQNPTPAGPSRRGLLAGSSGLIALAGLAACASPQAPETGRANLAGPPQTPDEVLQVLRAGNQRYADGMPEHPNQATERRNEQAEHQNPFALIHGCVDSRVTPELLFDQGIGDLFVTRTAGGVLDGTLVGSMEFAVSSPYSVPLLVILGHAACGAVAGTLKAMEEDAKNPQLPGEMVDFAEQIAPVARRAKVEGSGSEEVDHVVQANARAVTAQLLKRSAIIREAVQEKRTRVVAAVYDLDSGEVRWLDG; encoded by the coding sequence ATGATGCCGCAACCTGAACCACGTTTCCTCAACCGCCAAAATCCAACTCCAGCCGGACCGTCGCGCCGCGGGCTGCTCGCCGGCTCCTCCGGGCTCATCGCTCTGGCCGGACTGGCAGCCTGCGCATCACCGCAGGCCCCGGAAACGGGCAGGGCAAACCTCGCCGGACCCCCGCAGACCCCCGATGAAGTGCTGCAGGTACTGCGCGCCGGGAACCAGCGCTATGCCGACGGCATGCCAGAACACCCCAATCAAGCAACCGAAAGGCGCAACGAGCAGGCCGAGCACCAGAACCCCTTCGCACTGATCCACGGCTGCGTGGATTCCCGCGTGACCCCCGAGCTCTTATTCGACCAGGGGATCGGAGACCTGTTCGTCACCCGGACCGCCGGCGGAGTGCTCGATGGCACCTTGGTTGGCAGCATGGAATTCGCTGTTTCCAGTCCCTATTCGGTCCCGTTGCTGGTGATCCTCGGCCATGCGGCCTGTGGTGCGGTGGCAGGCACCTTGAAGGCAATGGAAGAAGATGCCAAGAATCCGCAATTGCCCGGCGAGATGGTCGACTTTGCTGAACAGATTGCTCCTGTTGCCCGCAGGGCAAAAGTTGAAGGTTCGGGTAGCGAAGAGGTGGACCATGTGGTGCAAGCCAATGCCCGTGCCGTAACTGCGCAGCTACTGAAGCGATCTGCCATCATTCGCGAAGCAGTGCAAGAAAAGCGGACCCGGGTGGTGGCAGCTGTTTACGACCTGGACAGCGGAGAAGTGCGCTGGCTCGATGGCTAG
- a CDS encoding TetR/AcrR family transcriptional regulator, with protein sequence MELGKVQQAAVACFAQRGFAATGIRELGTAVGLNSATLYHYVGGKEDLLVGIMNDCLAAMISGAEQALSSSSDPVRQLALLVAFHVGFTATNPNTARVTEYEMRALSAKAREQMQELRDAYEQLFADALQAGERQGSFNTVDLGISRLALMEMGTGVSHWYRPDGRLSLAEVQLNFISLAMRLLAVPDEFPLTPEELPVPRVIASEPTIKD encoded by the coding sequence ATGGAACTGGGAAAGGTCCAGCAAGCAGCCGTAGCCTGCTTTGCCCAGCGCGGTTTTGCCGCCACCGGCATCCGCGAGCTCGGCACCGCCGTAGGGCTGAACTCAGCCACGCTCTACCACTACGTGGGAGGCAAGGAAGACCTGCTGGTGGGCATCATGAACGACTGCCTGGCCGCCATGATCTCCGGTGCCGAGCAGGCGCTGTCCTCCAGCTCCGACCCGGTACGCCAGCTCGCGTTGCTCGTGGCCTTCCACGTAGGGTTCACCGCCACCAACCCGAACACCGCACGTGTCACCGAATACGAGATGCGCGCGCTATCGGCCAAGGCCCGCGAGCAGATGCAGGAACTGCGCGACGCCTACGAGCAGCTCTTCGCCGACGCGCTTCAGGCCGGCGAGCGCCAGGGAAGCTTCAACACGGTGGACCTGGGCATCTCCCGCCTGGCATTGATGGAAATGGGCACCGGCGTCTCGCACTGGTACCGGCCAGATGGACGACTGTCACTAGCCGAAGTGCAACTGAACTTCATTTCCCTGGCCATGCGCCTGCTCGCCGTCCCCGACGAATTCCCGCTAACACCCGAAGAATTGCCCGTACCCCGGGTAATCGCCAGCGAACCAACCATCAAGGACTGA
- a CDS encoding carboxyl transferase domain-containing protein, translating to MKTLPSQLNPEDFQRNAAAHAPLLAELHERLERAARGGSEKSRARHVERGKLLPRERLDQLLDDGSPFLEIAPLAAEDMYDGASPGAGMIAGIGLVHGRHVLVIANDATVKGGTYFPMTVKKHLRAQEIALENNLPCIYLVDSGGAFLPMQDEVFPDRDHFGRIFYSQAQLSARKIPQLAAVMGSCTAGGAYVPAMSDETVIVRNQGTIFLGGPPLVKAAIGEIVTAEELGGGDLHAKTSGVVDHLAENDEHALMIIRDIVSTLPANPAPAWNIEVQVAEPLYPGSELAGVVPVDVNAPYDVHEVIARIVDGSKFHEFKAEYGTTMVTGFAHIHGHQVGIIANNGVLFSESAMKGAHFIELCDQRGIPLIFLQNLAGFMVGRDYEADGIAKHGAKMVTAVATARVPKLTVIIGGSFGAGNYSMCGRAYSPRFLWMWPAARISVMGGNQASSVLSTIKRDGIEAAGGSWSAEEEETFKAPIREQYETQGNPYYSTARLWDDGVIDPADTRRVLGLALDVCARQPLPETQFGLFRM from the coding sequence GTGAAAACCCTTCCCTCCCAGCTGAATCCGGAAGACTTCCAGCGCAATGCCGCAGCCCACGCACCGCTGCTGGCCGAACTGCATGAACGCCTGGAACGCGCCGCACGCGGCGGCTCCGAGAAATCCCGCGCACGCCACGTGGAACGCGGCAAGCTGCTGCCGCGCGAACGCCTGGACCAACTGCTCGATGACGGCTCCCCCTTTCTGGAAATCGCCCCGCTGGCCGCCGAGGACATGTACGACGGAGCCAGCCCCGGCGCCGGAATGATTGCCGGCATCGGCTTGGTGCACGGCCGGCACGTGCTGGTCATCGCCAACGACGCCACCGTCAAGGGCGGCACCTACTTCCCGATGACGGTCAAGAAGCACCTGCGCGCCCAGGAAATCGCGCTGGAGAACAACCTGCCCTGCATCTACCTGGTGGACTCCGGCGGCGCGTTCCTGCCGATGCAGGACGAGGTCTTCCCGGATCGCGACCATTTCGGGCGCATCTTCTACAGCCAGGCCCAGCTTTCCGCACGCAAGATCCCCCAGCTGGCCGCGGTCATGGGCTCCTGCACCGCGGGAGGGGCGTATGTCCCGGCGATGAGCGACGAGACGGTGATCGTGCGCAACCAGGGCACCATCTTCTTGGGCGGCCCGCCGCTGGTGAAAGCCGCCATCGGCGAGATCGTCACCGCCGAAGAGCTGGGCGGCGGCGACTTGCATGCCAAGACCTCCGGCGTGGTGGACCACCTGGCCGAAAACGACGAGCACGCGCTGATGATCATCCGCGACATCGTCTCCACACTTCCGGCCAACCCGGCCCCGGCGTGGAACATCGAGGTCCAGGTGGCCGAGCCGCTCTACCCGGGCAGCGAACTGGCCGGAGTGGTCCCGGTGGATGTCAATGCCCCCTACGACGTGCACGAGGTCATCGCCCGCATCGTGGACGGCAGCAAGTTCCACGAGTTCAAGGCCGAATACGGCACCACCATGGTCACCGGCTTCGCGCATATCCACGGGCACCAGGTGGGCATCATCGCCAACAACGGGGTGCTCTTCTCCGAGTCAGCCATGAAGGGCGCGCACTTCATCGAGCTGTGCGACCAGCGCGGCATCCCGCTCATCTTCTTGCAGAACCTGGCCGGGTTCATGGTGGGCCGCGACTACGAAGCCGACGGCATCGCCAAGCACGGAGCGAAAATGGTTACCGCGGTAGCCACCGCACGGGTGCCCAAGCTGACCGTGATCATCGGCGGCTCCTTCGGGGCTGGCAACTATTCGATGTGCGGCCGGGCCTACTCTCCTCGCTTCTTGTGGATGTGGCCGGCTGCGCGCATTTCGGTGATGGGCGGCAATCAGGCCTCCTCGGTGCTCTCCACCATCAAGCGCGATGGCATCGAAGCGGCCGGCGGCAGCTGGAGCGCCGAGGAAGAAGAAACGTTCAAGGCGCCAATCCGCGAGCAGTACGAAACCCAGGGCAACCCGTACTATTCCACCGCCAGGCTCTGGGATGACGGGGTCATCGACCCGGCCGATACCCGCCGGGTGCTCGGCCTGGCCCTGGATGTCTGTGCCCGCCAACCACTGCCGGAGACCCAATTCGGCCTGTTCCGGATGTAG
- a CDS encoding ATP-binding protein — protein MMKTKLFDTVLIANRGEIAVRIIRTLRALGIESVAVYSDADAQALHVTEADYAVRLGPAPANESYLDIDAVISACRQSGAQAVHPGYGFLSENVDFARALEAAGITFIGPPVNSINLMGDKIRSKNHVVAHQVPVVPGIAEPGLSDEQLLAAAADIGYPLLIKPSAGGGGKGMFAVESADQLPEALASARRTAANAFGDDTLFLERLVRNPRHIEVQVLADAQGNTVHLGERECSLQRRHQKVIEEAPAPLFENLEHGAAIRERIGAAAVAAAQSVGYVGAGTVEFLVSDENPDEFFFMEMNTRLQVEHPVTEEVIRVNGAKLDLVDWQVRIAAGQPLDFTQDQITLEGHAIEARLYAEDPSSGFLPSVGTVLRVSEPENVRVDSSLRDGLEISAHYDPMLSKLIAWGPDRTEALARLDKALAGTVVLGVLTNSEYLRLLLADEDVAAGRLDTNLIERKLDQFAFRQISERELALAAHLEDQRIPAAKTPWGLRDGWRAQQRRASIQHFDAAAAEGKTALLRDPDASRVHVGAEEFTVGQEPDGILSVNGQRTALQHAFAEDGTLWLCEDGWTAAVRKLSREEVLERHLATLAIESGTFSPHVESPMPGTVISVQVADGDEVAAGQLLLSIEAMKMEHQLLSPADGIVRMTGLKPGDLVKAKQVVATVEATGTTKPTEAQQQEQDA, from the coding sequence ATGATGAAGACGAAACTTTTTGATACGGTCCTGATCGCCAACCGCGGTGAAATCGCGGTGCGCATCATCCGCACCCTGCGCGCCCTGGGCATTGAATCGGTCGCGGTCTACTCCGATGCCGATGCCCAAGCACTGCACGTAACCGAGGCGGACTATGCGGTGCGCCTGGGACCCGCCCCGGCCAATGAAAGCTACCTGGATATCGACGCGGTGATCTCCGCCTGCAGGCAGTCCGGCGCCCAAGCGGTGCACCCGGGCTATGGTTTCCTTTCCGAGAACGTGGACTTCGCCCGGGCCTTGGAAGCTGCCGGCATTACCTTCATTGGACCGCCGGTGAACTCCATCAACCTCATGGGCGACAAGATCCGTTCCAAGAACCATGTGGTGGCCCACCAGGTGCCGGTAGTTCCAGGCATCGCCGAGCCCGGGCTGAGCGATGAGCAGCTGCTGGCCGCAGCCGCGGATATCGGCTATCCGCTGCTGATCAAGCCCTCAGCCGGAGGCGGCGGCAAGGGCATGTTCGCGGTGGAATCCGCCGACCAGCTGCCCGAGGCCCTGGCCAGTGCCCGGCGTACCGCCGCCAACGCCTTTGGCGATGACACCCTGTTCCTCGAACGCCTGGTACGCAACCCGCGCCATATCGAGGTGCAGGTCCTGGCCGACGCGCAGGGGAACACCGTGCACCTGGGCGAACGCGAATGCTCGTTGCAGCGCCGCCACCAGAAAGTCATCGAAGAAGCCCCCGCACCGCTATTCGAGAATCTGGAGCACGGTGCGGCGATCCGCGAGCGCATCGGCGCTGCTGCCGTAGCAGCAGCCCAGTCGGTGGGCTATGTCGGGGCCGGAACCGTCGAGTTCCTGGTCAGCGATGAGAACCCCGACGAGTTCTTCTTCATGGAAATGAATACCCGCCTGCAGGTGGAGCACCCGGTCACCGAAGAGGTCATCCGGGTCAACGGAGCCAAACTGGATCTGGTCGACTGGCAGGTGCGCATCGCCGCCGGGCAGCCACTGGACTTCACCCAGGACCAGATCACGCTCGAAGGCCACGCCATCGAGGCCCGGCTCTACGCCGAAGACCCGTCCTCCGGCTTCCTGCCTTCGGTGGGCACCGTGCTGCGCGTGAGCGAGCCGGAGAACGTCCGCGTGGATTCCTCGCTGCGCGACGGCCTGGAGATCAGCGCCCACTACGACCCGATGCTCTCCAAGCTCATCGCCTGGGGCCCGGACCGCACCGAGGCGCTGGCCCGGCTGGATAAGGCCCTGGCCGGCACCGTGGTGCTGGGCGTGCTGACCAACAGCGAATACCTGCGGCTGCTGCTGGCCGACGAGGATGTGGCCGCCGGGCGTCTGGACACCAACCTGATCGAGCGGAAGCTGGACCAGTTCGCCTTCCGCCAGATCAGCGAGCGCGAACTGGCACTGGCAGCTCACCTTGAGGACCAGCGGATTCCTGCGGCGAAAACGCCCTGGGGCCTGCGCGATGGCTGGCGGGCCCAGCAGCGCCGGGCCAGCATCCAGCACTTCGACGCCGCGGCGGCCGAAGGCAAGACCGCGCTGCTCAGGGATCCGGATGCGAGCCGGGTGCACGTGGGCGCCGAAGAATTCACCGTGGGCCAGGAACCGGATGGAATCCTGTCCGTTAACGGCCAGCGCACAGCACTCCAGCACGCCTTCGCCGAAGACGGCACGCTGTGGCTGTGCGAGGACGGGTGGACCGCCGCGGTGCGCAAGCTTTCCCGCGAAGAAGTCCTCGAACGCCACCTGGCCACCCTCGCCATCGAGTCCGGGACCTTCTCCCCGCACGTCGAATCCCCCATGCCCGGCACCGTGATCAGCGTGCAGGTTGCCGATGGCGATGAGGTCGCCGCCGGCCAGCTGCTGCTGAGCATCGAGGCGATGAAGATGGAGCACCAGCTCCTCTCCCCTGCCGATGGCATCGTGCGCATGACCGGCCTGAAGCCCGGGGATCTGGTCAAGGCCAAGCAGGTCGTGGCCACCGTGGAAGCCACCGGGACAACCAAGCCAACCGAAGCACAGCAGCAGGAGCAGGACGCATGA
- a CDS encoding MaoC family dehydratase, with amino-acid sequence MSEKTPTRVEQRGLYFDELQLGATYVHKPGRTLTEADNVAFTTMTMNNQGLHLDAAWASTQPFGKPLVNSLLTLSTMIGQSVGQLTEGTIVGQLGINDVRFPHPMFHGDTLYTETEITALRESKSRPGQGLASMTHTGRNQNGDIVATATRTCLMWTQQAHLDSLEAKGESSNG; translated from the coding sequence ATGAGCGAGAAAACCCCTACCCGCGTCGAGCAGCGCGGCCTCTACTTCGACGAGCTGCAGCTCGGGGCCACCTACGTGCACAAGCCCGGGCGCACCCTGACCGAGGCGGACAACGTCGCGTTCACGACGATGACCATGAACAACCAGGGCCTGCACCTGGATGCCGCGTGGGCTTCCACCCAGCCCTTCGGCAAGCCGCTGGTCAATTCGCTGCTGACCCTGAGCACCATGATCGGCCAGTCGGTGGGCCAGCTGACCGAAGGCACCATCGTGGGGCAGCTGGGCATCAATGACGTGCGCTTCCCGCACCCGATGTTCCACGGCGATACCCTCTACACCGAAACCGAGATCACCGCGCTGCGCGAATCCAAGTCCCGCCCCGGGCAGGGCCTGGCGTCCATGACCCACACCGGCCGCAACCAGAACGGCGACATCGTGGCCACCGCCACCCGAACCTGCCTGATGTGGACCCAGCAGGCGCACCTGGATTCGCTGGAAGCCAAGGGGGAAAGCTCCAATGGCTAG